The following coding sequences lie in one Rhodothermales bacterium genomic window:
- a CDS encoding acyl-CoA dehydrogenase: MSSKAFNIDDMFLFEEMLSEEDRMIMEAAREYAQQHLEPRALEGNQHEVFHPEIARELGERGLLGATIPPEYGGAGASYTAYGLIARELERVDSGYRSFASVQSSLVMYPIHAFGTEEQRQRFLPGLATGALIGCFGLTEPDHGSDPGSMKTHAKKVDGGWVLNGSKTWITNSPIADVAVVWAKAREAGDSEPVIRGFLVEKGFAGFTAPKIHNKMSIRASITGEIVLHDCFVPDANVFPEIRGLKGPFSCLNNARYGISWGVVGAAENCYHRARAYVSEREQFGYPLASMQLIQTKLANMATDITQMQLLAWRLGTLKDAGRAAPPMISLAKRNNCGKALDIARNARDMLGGNGITGDFRVIHHMVNLETVNTYEGTYDIHGLILGRAITGIQSFVPRGNDVPDAAPRPHAAVSA; the protein is encoded by the coding sequence ATGTCCTCAAAGGCTTTTAATATCGATGACATGTTCCTCTTCGAAGAGATGCTCTCGGAAGAGGACCGCATGATCATGGAGGCGGCGCGCGAATACGCCCAGCAGCATCTCGAGCCCCGGGCGCTCGAAGGCAACCAGCACGAGGTTTTCCATCCTGAAATCGCCCGCGAACTCGGCGAGCGGGGCCTGCTCGGGGCGACGATCCCGCCGGAATACGGCGGCGCCGGCGCGAGCTACACGGCCTACGGTCTCATCGCGCGCGAGCTGGAGCGGGTGGATTCCGGATACCGTTCGTTTGCGTCGGTCCAGTCGTCGCTCGTCATGTACCCCATCCACGCATTCGGCACCGAGGAACAGCGTCAGCGCTTCCTGCCGGGCCTGGCCACGGGGGCGCTCATCGGCTGCTTCGGGCTCACGGAGCCGGACCATGGGTCCGACCCGGGCTCGATGAAGACCCACGCCAAAAAGGTCGACGGGGGCTGGGTGCTCAACGGCTCGAAGACCTGGATCACCAACTCGCCCATCGCCGACGTGGCGGTGGTGTGGGCCAAGGCGCGCGAGGCCGGCGACAGCGAGCCGGTCATCCGCGGTTTCCTGGTCGAAAAAGGCTTCGCCGGCTTCACGGCGCCGAAGATCCACAACAAGATGTCGATCCGGGCCTCGATCACGGGCGAAATCGTGCTGCACGACTGCTTCGTGCCGGACGCCAACGTGTTTCCCGAGATCCGCGGTCTGAAAGGCCCCTTCTCCTGCCTGAACAATGCGCGGTACGGCATCTCGTGGGGCGTCGTCGGCGCCGCGGAGAACTGCTATCACCGGGCCCGCGCCTATGTCTCCGAGCGCGAGCAGTTCGGCTACCCGCTCGCCTCGATGCAGCTGATCCAGACGAAGCTGGCCAACATGGCCACGGACATCACGCAGATGCAGCTGCTCGCCTGGCGCCTCGGCACGCTCAAGGACGCCGGCCGCGCCGCGCCGCCGATGATCTCGCTGGCCAAACGCAATAACTGCGGGAAGGCGCTCGACATCGCGCGCAACGCGCGCGACATGCTCGGCGGCAACGGCATCACGGGCGACTTCCGGGTGATCCACCACATGGTGAACCTGGAGACGGTCAACACCTACGAAGGCACCTACGACATCCACGGCCTGATCCTCGGCCGCGCCATTACCGGTATTCAATCCTTCGTGCCGCGCGGAAACGACGTTCCCGACGCGGCGCCTCGCCCACACGCCGCCGTTTCGGCCTGA
- the murA gene encoding UDP-N-acetylglucosamine 1-carboxyvinyltransferase: protein MEKLVITGGRTLQGSLTVGGSKNTALALLTGALLPEGTSTIANVPHVRDVRTLAQILEFTGAKVEIPDAGPLVVHAEDVSFPEAPYELVKKMRASFYMLGALLGRFGTARVSLPGGCAWGPRPVDLHIEGIKALGAEIDLEQGYVIARAPHGRLPGGTFRLEPSSVGATINLLLAAVRATGSSRIENAASEPDVIVFGEALQQMGAKIAGLGTRTIEIEGVDTLHPAAITNCPDRIELGTFMIAAAVTGPAGGSVRILNAEHRHLGDAFKEALAEAGVRVEYGDNELVVWTPEVIHPIDIETAIYPGFPTDLQAQWTVLMAKAAGTSRVTDTIYFDRFKHIPELERMGLRARVEGNTVTIKGGQQLKGAQVMSSDLRASVSLVLAGLIAKGETHVLRVYHLDRGYENLEAKLRTAGIAIYREQYDEFALPEHPEG, encoded by the coding sequence ATGGAAAAACTGGTCATCACGGGAGGACGGACGCTGCAGGGCAGCCTGACGGTGGGCGGATCCAAAAACACGGCGCTCGCGCTGCTCACCGGCGCGCTGCTGCCCGAGGGCACGAGCACCATCGCCAACGTGCCGCACGTGCGCGATGTGCGCACCCTGGCGCAGATCCTCGAATTCACGGGCGCGAAAGTCGAGATCCCCGACGCCGGCCCACTGGTCGTGCACGCCGAAGACGTCAGCTTTCCCGAAGCCCCGTACGAGCTGGTGAAGAAGATGCGGGCCTCGTTTTACATGCTCGGCGCCCTGCTCGGCCGGTTCGGCACGGCACGTGTCTCGCTGCCCGGCGGCTGCGCCTGGGGGCCGAGACCGGTCGATCTCCACATCGAGGGCATCAAGGCGCTCGGCGCCGAGATCGACCTGGAACAGGGCTACGTCATCGCCCGGGCGCCACACGGCCGGCTGCCCGGCGGCACCTTCCGGCTCGAACCTTCCAGCGTCGGCGCCACGATCAACCTGCTGCTCGCCGCCGTGCGCGCCACCGGATCGTCGCGCATCGAAAACGCGGCGAGCGAGCCGGACGTCATCGTCTTTGGCGAGGCGCTCCAGCAGATGGGCGCGAAGATCGCCGGCCTGGGCACCCGCACGATAGAGATCGAAGGGGTCGACACGCTCCACCCCGCCGCCATCACCAACTGCCCGGACCGCATCGAGCTGGGCACGTTCATGATCGCCGCGGCCGTCACCGGCCCGGCCGGCGGGTCGGTGCGCATCCTCAACGCCGAACACCGCCACCTCGGCGACGCCTTCAAGGAGGCCCTGGCGGAGGCCGGCGTGCGTGTCGAGTACGGCGACAACGAACTGGTCGTATGGACCCCGGAGGTCATCCACCCCATCGATATCGAGACGGCCATCTACCCCGGTTTTCCCACCGATCTCCAGGCACAGTGGACCGTCCTCATGGCAAAAGCCGCCGGCACGTCGCGCGTTACCGACACGATCTACTTCGACCGGTTCAAACACATCCCCGAACTCGAGCGCATGGGACTGCGTGCCCGCGTCGAGGGCAACACGGTCACCATCAAGGGGGGCCAGCAGCTCAAGGGCGCCCAGGTGATGAGCAGCGACCTGCGGGCGAGCGTGTCGCTCGTCCTCGCCGGCCTCATCGCGAAGGGCGAAACGCACGTCCTGCGCGTCTACCACCTCGACCGCGGCTACGAGAACCTCGAAGCCAAGCTCCGCACCGCCGGCATCGCCATCTACCGCGAACAATACGACGAATTCGCCCTGCCGGAGCATCCGGAGGGGTAA
- a CDS encoding cysteine desulfurase family protein: MPNYLDNAATTPLDPAVLEAMMPFLRESYGNASSVHALGRRARFAVEESRETVAGLLGAEPSEIVFTSGATEANNLAIKGALGRREGGLLTALTEHEAVLTPARTLRDAGRAVRFIEPSNGGGVALDAVANALAGDIALVSLMHVNNETGVVNPIAEIAASCRARGILVHTDAVQSAGHFAPRVADLGVDMMSVSAHKFYGPKGVGCLYVRGGTELSGLVEGGSQERRRRGGTENVAAIVGLARAMQRAYAGHVEQGQRLTGLRNRLLEGLEARLAGAFIVNTPLGHAAPHILNIAFRPHEGKPIDGEMLLLNMDMAGIAVSSGSACTSGAIEPSHVLLAMGVPRETAAASVRFSLGRATTEASIDHTVAMLKQIIDRMRR, translated from the coding sequence ATGCCCAACTACCTGGACAACGCCGCCACCACGCCGCTCGATCCGGCCGTGCTCGAGGCGATGATGCCGTTCCTCCGGGAGTCGTACGGCAACGCGTCTTCCGTCCATGCGCTTGGCCGTCGGGCGCGTTTTGCGGTCGAGGAAAGCCGCGAAACGGTGGCCGGCCTTCTGGGGGCCGAGCCGTCGGAGATCGTTTTCACCAGCGGCGCGACCGAGGCAAACAATCTGGCGATCAAAGGGGCGCTCGGGCGCCGCGAGGGGGGATTGCTGACGGCGCTGACCGAGCACGAAGCAGTGCTGACGCCGGCTCGTACGCTCCGGGATGCCGGACGCGCGGTGCGCTTTATCGAGCCATCCAACGGGGGCGGCGTAGCGCTGGACGCGGTGGCAAACGCCCTGGCCGGCGATATCGCACTCGTTTCCCTGATGCACGTCAACAACGAAACCGGCGTCGTCAATCCCATCGCCGAGATCGCCGCGTCCTGCCGGGCCCGCGGTATCCTGGTGCATACCGACGCGGTGCAGTCCGCCGGCCACTTCGCCCCGCGGGTCGCCGATCTGGGCGTGGATATGATGAGCGTCTCGGCCCACAAGTTTTACGGCCCGAAAGGCGTGGGATGCCTGTACGTGAGGGGCGGGACGGAGCTGTCCGGGCTGGTGGAGGGCGGTTCGCAGGAGCGCCGCCGGCGGGGCGGGACGGAGAACGTCGCGGCCATCGTCGGACTCGCCCGGGCGATGCAGCGGGCCTATGCGGGCCATGTCGAGCAGGGGCAGCGCCTCACCGGGTTGCGTAACCGGTTGCTGGAAGGGCTGGAGGCGCGGCTGGCCGGCGCGTTTATCGTCAATACGCCGCTCGGCCACGCGGCGCCGCACATCCTGAACATCGCATTTCGTCCGCATGAGGGCAAGCCGATCGACGGCGAGATGCTGCTGCTGAACATGGATATGGCCGGCATCGCGGTTTCCTCCGGGTCGGCCTGCACCAGCGGCGCCATCGAGCCGAGCCACGTCCTGCTCGCGATGGGCGTCCCGCGTGAAACGGCGGCCGCCTCCGTCCGCTTCTCGCTGGGCCGCGCCACGACGGAAGCATCGATCGACCATACGGTGGCGATGCTGAAGCAGATCATCGACCGGATGCGGCGCTGA
- a CDS encoding heme NO-binding domain-containing protein — translation MYGMVNKAIREYIETSFGKPAWQQIKAEAGFDAPEFISMDQYPDDVSVSLVVAASQATGRTVPALLEAIGEYWIGFAMRSDYGHLLQMAGDTLPEILMNLDNMHTRIGQSFTELQPPSFWCTDVTDESLTLHYVSSRGGLLAPMVAGLVRGLGKMLSVHCTVEQTAVYGEGDGHDEFHVTFAPAESAGASTSPAYHRA, via the coding sequence ATGTATGGCATGGTAAACAAGGCGATTCGGGAATACATCGAAACGTCGTTTGGAAAACCTGCGTGGCAGCAGATCAAGGCGGAAGCGGGATTCGACGCGCCTGAATTCATCAGCATGGATCAGTACCCGGACGACGTATCCGTCTCCCTGGTCGTCGCGGCATCCCAGGCGACGGGCCGCACCGTGCCCGCCCTGCTCGAAGCGATCGGCGAATACTGGATCGGATTCGCCATGCGGAGCGACTACGGGCACCTGCTCCAGATGGCCGGCGATACGTTGCCCGAGATCCTGATGAACCTGGACAACATGCATACGCGCATCGGGCAGTCCTTTACCGAGCTGCAACCCCCGTCCTTCTGGTGCACCGACGTGACGGACGAGTCGCTCACCCTGCACTACGTGTCCAGCCGCGGCGGACTCCTCGCGCCGATGGTGGCCGGGCTGGTCCGCGGCCTCGGCAAGATGCTCTCCGTCCACTGCACCGTCGAGCAGACGGCCGTGTACGGGGAAGGCGACGGGCACGACGAATTCCACGTGACCTTCGCGCCGGCCGAATCGGCGGGCGCGTCGACGTCGCCGGCGTACCATCGCGCCTGA
- a CDS encoding ATP-binding protein — MHTLAYHLFGRAFPFHLVVDQKLSIVQYGPSLASVIEPIRTGSSLTALFEIQRPKIPLLFDNLRQATNAALVLTSRSVPLSFRYQVLHDEDANLLFLIGSPILNERGDFQKFNLKLSLFAPHDSLPDLMMVLQPMQMLVREKDQLASELERKTRELRQARDFFEQQVEERTRELLESKLHAEEANQAKTSFLANMSHEIRTPMNGVIGMASLLSDTELSAEQKEYVETIRTSGESLITIINEILDFSKIEAGEMAVEAIPFNIITCIEEALDTLSFTADKKELGLGLRIAPDAPEWVVGDPTRLRQIVLNLVNNAIKFTEAGQVIVEYQRTGQTEAGNELKISVRDSGIGIPPDRLDRLFKSYSQVDSSTTRRFGGTGLGLALSKKLCELMGGQIEVESRLHEGSTFSFTVVAREAEEVSPEPTPLGIAGQRVLVVDPNPVMADLVGDRLAHYGLTVDTTTELTDLEERIARDAIDLLVVDYRAIRATGTPHKPLRELLPDTVPSMLLVPHGTRKAVPEMQQYKLVSHPISRGALTEALSDLLCPPASACAIHAAQMADIYPLNILIADSNATHLSMIARILETLGYHPDVASSCQGLRDSLERKAYDLILVELRLAHTSGSACTQLNRPSESGHPAPYVLALSVHTWPEEVERCRALGFDGVLPLPLSRSKLNQEIEHASRLRVARLASELSQSNA, encoded by the coding sequence GTGCACACGCTCGCATACCACCTCTTCGGTAGGGCCTTTCCGTTTCATCTCGTTGTCGACCAGAAGTTGTCCATCGTTCAGTATGGCCCTTCGCTCGCCAGCGTGATCGAACCGATACGCACCGGCAGTTCGCTCACCGCCCTCTTCGAGATTCAGCGCCCGAAGATCCCGCTGCTGTTCGACAACCTGCGGCAGGCCACGAATGCCGCGCTGGTGCTTACGTCCCGCTCGGTCCCCCTCTCCTTCCGCTACCAGGTCCTCCACGACGAGGATGCCAACCTGCTTTTCCTGATCGGCTCGCCGATTCTGAACGAACGGGGGGACTTCCAGAAATTCAACCTCAAGCTGAGCCTCTTCGCGCCGCACGACTCGCTGCCCGACCTCATGATGGTGCTGCAGCCCATGCAGATGCTCGTGCGCGAGAAGGATCAGCTCGCCTCCGAACTCGAGCGCAAAACCCGGGAGCTGCGCCAGGCGCGCGACTTTTTCGAGCAGCAGGTGGAGGAACGCACACGCGAACTCCTCGAATCGAAACTCCACGCCGAGGAGGCCAACCAGGCGAAGACCTCGTTCCTGGCGAACATGAGCCACGAGATCCGCACGCCGATGAACGGGGTGATCGGGATGGCGAGCCTGCTCTCCGACACCGAGCTGTCCGCCGAGCAGAAGGAGTATGTGGAGACGATCAGGACCAGCGGCGAGAGTCTCATCACGATCATCAACGAGATCCTCGATTTCTCGAAGATCGAGGCCGGCGAGATGGCCGTCGAAGCCATCCCCTTCAATATCATCACCTGCATCGAGGAAGCGCTCGACACCCTCTCGTTCACGGCGGACAAAAAGGAACTCGGCCTCGGACTGCGCATCGCCCCGGACGCCCCGGAATGGGTCGTCGGCGACCCGACGCGCCTCCGGCAGATCGTGCTCAACCTGGTCAACAACGCCATCAAGTTCACCGAAGCCGGCCAGGTGATCGTCGAATACCAGCGTACTGGCCAGACCGAAGCCGGCAACGAGCTTAAAATCTCGGTGCGGGATTCAGGGATCGGCATCCCGCCAGACCGTCTCGACCGACTCTTCAAGTCCTACAGCCAGGTCGACTCCTCCACGACGCGGCGATTCGGCGGCACGGGCCTCGGCCTCGCGCTGAGCAAGAAGTTGTGCGAGTTAATGGGGGGACAGATCGAGGTCGAGAGCCGGCTGCACGAAGGGTCGACCTTCAGCTTCACCGTGGTGGCCCGCGAGGCCGAGGAGGTATCGCCGGAGCCGACGCCGCTCGGCATCGCCGGCCAGCGTGTGCTGGTCGTCGACCCGAACCCCGTCATGGCCGACCTCGTGGGCGACCGGCTCGCGCACTACGGGCTCACGGTCGATACCACGACCGAGTTGACCGACCTCGAGGAGCGTATCGCCCGGGACGCCATTGACCTGCTGGTCGTCGACTACCGGGCCATCCGCGCCACGGGGACGCCGCACAAGCCGCTGCGCGAGCTGTTGCCGGACACGGTGCCGTCCATGCTGCTCGTGCCGCACGGGACCCGCAAGGCGGTGCCCGAGATGCAGCAGTACAAGCTGGTGAGCCATCCCATCAGCCGGGGCGCACTCACGGAGGCGCTGTCCGACCTGCTTTGCCCGCCGGCGTCGGCGTGCGCCATTCACGCCGCGCAGATGGCGGACATCTACCCGCTCAACATCCTCATCGCCGACAGCAACGCGACGCATCTGAGCATGATCGCGCGCATCCTGGAAACGCTCGGGTACCACCCCGACGTGGCCAGCTCCTGCCAGGGGCTGCGCGACAGCCTGGAGCGCAAGGCCTACGACCTCATCCTCGTCGAATTGCGGCTCGCCCATACGAGCGGCAGCGCCTGCACCCAGCTCAACCGGCCCTCGGAGTCCGGCCATCCGGCGCCCTACGTCCTCGCCCTCTCCGTGCATACCTGGCCCGAGGAGGTCGAACGCTGCCGGGCGCTGGGCTTCGACGGCGTGCTTCCGCTGCCCCTTTCGCGCTCGAAGCTGAACCAGGAGATCGAACACGCGAGCCGGCTCCGTGTCGCGCGCCTCGCCAGCGAGCTTTCGCAGAGCAACGCCTGA
- a CDS encoding TIGR04282 family arsenosugar biosynthesis glycosyltransferase: MSPSALIVFAKVPEPGKVKTRLTELLTPTQAAELYTAFLADALAQYAALDVDVRLYLPPSDKTMPAGVVPEPVSRQAQVGADLGARMGHAFLETFMAGYKKAVIIGTDHPTLPSPFIDEAFRILDDPYAISIGPSEDGGYYLLGMNEFYPHLFEGMTYSHDQVFMQTLERAGETGAEVTVLPPWFDVDTPDELVRLARELPDADPEALPRTREVLGRLAKAYAALRG; encoded by the coding sequence ATGTCCCCATCCGCCCTCATTGTCTTCGCCAAGGTCCCGGAGCCCGGCAAGGTGAAGACGCGCCTCACCGAACTGCTCACGCCGACGCAGGCGGCCGAGCTGTATACGGCGTTTCTGGCCGACGCGCTCGCGCAGTACGCCGCGCTGGACGTCGACGTCCGCCTCTATCTTCCGCCATCAGATAAAACGATGCCGGCCGGCGTCGTGCCGGAGCCGGTCAGCCGGCAGGCGCAGGTCGGGGCCGACCTCGGGGCGCGGATGGGCCATGCCTTTCTGGAGACGTTCATGGCCGGATACAAGAAGGCGGTCATCATCGGGACCGACCACCCGACGCTCCCGTCGCCCTTCATCGACGAGGCGTTTCGCATCCTCGACGATCCCTACGCCATCTCGATCGGGCCGAGCGAGGACGGGGGGTACTACCTGCTCGGGATGAACGAATTTTATCCGCACCTCTTCGAAGGGATGACCTACAGTCACGACCAGGTGTTCATGCAAACCCTGGAACGCGCCGGCGAGACCGGCGCCGAGGTGACCGTATTGCCGCCCTGGTTTGACGTGGACACCCCCGACGAACTCGTCCGCCTCGCGCGCGAGCTGCCCGATGCCGATCCGGAGGCGCTGCCGCGGACGCGCGAGGTACTGGGGCGCCTGGCAAAGGCGTATGCCGCGTTGAGGGGATAG
- the purD gene encoding phosphoribosylamine--glycine ligase, producing the protein MRILLIGNGGREHAMAWKLASSPLCETLFIAPGNPGTESVGTNVDIPATDIARLVAFARREAIDLTVVGPEQPLVMGIVDAFEDAGLVIFGPTAAAARLEGSKAFAKAFMERHRIPTAAHRTFAAAAYAEADAYLETAEMPVVLKASGLAAGKGVIICTTREEARGALRDIVRDHRFGDAGDEVVIEAFMQGEEASLFAVSDGDHYVLLATAQDHKRVGDGDTGPNTGGMGAYAPAPIVTPALEARIRQDIIEPTLAGMRKEGAPFRGFLYVGLMIDEGRARVVEYNCRLGDPEAQVILPLLDADFAALIRAATEGDVRRVPTPNAAGAAACVIMASAGYPGDYPKHLPIAGLDAGGQLADALIFHAGTKRDADGRIVTAGGRVLAVTGAGPSLEDALRRAYAGVKKIHFEGAHYRTDIGKKGLDRRA; encoded by the coding sequence ATGCGCATACTGCTCATCGGAAATGGCGGCCGCGAACACGCCATGGCCTGGAAGCTGGCTTCAAGTCCGCTCTGCGAAACCCTGTTTATCGCCCCGGGCAACCCGGGCACCGAATCGGTCGGCACCAACGTCGACATCCCGGCCACCGACATCGCCCGGCTGGTGGCGTTCGCCCGGCGCGAGGCGATCGATCTCACGGTGGTGGGGCCCGAGCAGCCGCTCGTGATGGGCATCGTCGATGCGTTCGAGGACGCCGGCCTCGTCATCTTCGGTCCCACCGCCGCCGCGGCGCGGCTCGAAGGCAGCAAGGCGTTCGCCAAGGCCTTCATGGAACGGCACCGCATCCCCACGGCCGCCCACCGCACCTTCGCTGCGGCGGCCTACGCCGAGGCGGACGCCTATCTGGAAACGGCCGAGATGCCGGTCGTCCTCAAGGCGAGCGGGCTGGCGGCCGGCAAGGGGGTCATCATCTGCACCACGCGCGAGGAAGCCCGGGGCGCCCTGCGCGACATCGTGCGCGACCATCGCTTCGGCGACGCCGGCGACGAGGTCGTGATCGAGGCGTTTATGCAGGGCGAGGAGGCCAGCCTCTTCGCGGTGAGCGATGGGGACCATTACGTGCTGCTCGCCACCGCACAGGACCACAAGCGGGTGGGGGATGGCGACACCGGGCCGAATACCGGGGGGATGGGCGCCTATGCGCCGGCGCCGATCGTGACGCCGGCCCTGGAGGCCCGCATCCGGCAAGACATCATCGAGCCGACCCTCGCGGGGATGCGCAAGGAAGGCGCGCCGTTCCGGGGGTTCCTGTACGTCGGCTTGATGATCGACGAAGGCCGCGCGCGCGTCGTGGAATACAACTGCCGCCTGGGCGATCCGGAGGCGCAGGTCATCCTCCCGCTGCTGGACGCCGACTTCGCCGCCCTGATCCGGGCCGCGACGGAGGGGGACGTGCGCCGCGTCCCCACCCCGAACGCGGCCGGCGCCGCGGCGTGCGTCATCATGGCGTCGGCGGGCTACCCGGGCGACTACCCGAAACACCTCCCCATCGCGGGCCTCGACGCCGGCGGACAGCTGGCGGATGCGCTCATCTTTCACGCCGGCACAAAACGGGACGCCGACGGGCGGATCGTAACGGCGGGCGGACGCGTACTGGCAGTCACGGGCGCCGGCCCGTCGCTGGAAGACGCGCTGCGACGCGCCTACGCCGGCGTCAAGAAAATCCATTTTGAAGGGGCGCACTATCGAACCGACATTGGCAAAAAAGGGCTGGATCGCCGGGCTTAG